The genomic region ATTAAAAAGTCACCCCTACTATTCACCGGGTTAAAAATTGCAGGGGCTTGTTATTTATTATTTTTAGCATACAAGGTATATACAAGCAGCGCTAAAATAGATACCGAAAGCATTCAGGTTCCTGAAAAATCTTATAAAGCTTTGTATGTGCAAGGTTTTATAATGAATGTATTGAACCCAAAAGTCTCTATTTTCTTTTTGGCCTTTTTCCCCGGGTTTCTTTTTAGTGAAACGTTGAATAGCGTTTTGCAATTTTACATATTGGGCGGGCTGTTTATTTTGGTTTCTTTCATCGTTTTTGCACTTATTGCCTTTCTGGCAGGAAAGGTTTCCAATTACCTTAAAGCAAACAAGCGAACGGGACTGGTATTAAAATGGCTTCAAATAGTTGTATTCGTGGCCATTGCTGTTTTTCTCTTGCTTTAATATTCTTTGCCTCGCTATTGTAAAAACGTTTGTTTAACCTCTAAAGGTTAATTACCTTTGATTTAAAGCAATTATTTTGACAAAAGATCATTTTATTTTTGATATGGACGGTGTTATTATGGATAGCGAACCGGCTCATAAAGAAGTTTTGGAGAAGGTTTTTGGAGAACTTAATCTAGAGTTTTCTGATGCCTATCATCAAACATTGGTGGGGATGGCAGCAGTGCCTATGTGGGAAAAGATAAAATCTGACTTCAAAATTGAAACCAATGCCCGCGAATTGATGAATTTTCATAAAGAAATATTCTTTGTGGAGGTGGAACATCTCAATATTCAGCCTGTTACAGGAGTGGTCTCGTTAATTAAAAAGCTAAAAGAAATGGACTTCCACTTATCTTTGGCGTCCTCTTCTTCTTTGAAACTGATTAAAAGGTTTGTTCATGAATTGGGTATAGAATCTTATTTTGATTATCTCGTAAGTGGAGAATCCTTGGAGCGAAGTAAGCCTTTTCCCGACATTTTCTTGAAAGTTGCCAAAAATTATAAAAAGGATCCTTCGCACTTTGTGGTTATTGAAGATAGTAAAAACGGTGTTAAGGCTGCCAAGGCGGCTGGTATGATGTGTATTGGGTATAAAAATCCGAATTCTGGGAATCAAGATCTATCTGAGGCCGATATTGTTATAGAAAGTTTTACTAAATTAACTCCACAAGTAATTACCAAAATTACCTCCTAGTGGAAAAAGTCAAAATCATAGAATGTCCGCGCGATGCCATGCAGGGAATTAAAACTTTTATTCCTACGGAAAAAAAAGTGCAGTACATCCAAGCATTGCTACGTTGTGGTTTCGATACGATTGATTTTGGTAGTTTTGTTTCTCCAAAAGCGATTCCGCAAATGGTAGACACAGCCGAAGTTTTGTCGCAACTGGATCTTTCTTCTACCGAAAGTAAGTTGCTGGCAATAGTGGCCAATGTTCGTGGAGCCGAGGATGCGTGCAAACATAGGGAAATCGATTATTTAGGTTATCCCTTTTCCATTTCAGAGAATTTTCAAATGCGAAATACCCACAAAACCATAGCGGAGAGTATTGAAGTTTTATCCGAGATCCTAGAGCATGCATATAAAAGCAACAAGCGGGTGGTCGCTTATTTATCCATGGGGTTTGGTAATCCTTATGGCGATCCATGGAATGTTGATATCGTGGGGGAGTGGACTGAGAAGCTTTCTGGAATGGGAGTAGAAATTCTCTCACTTTCTGATACTGTGGGAACCTCCAACCCCGAAACCATAGATTATCTCTTTTCTAATTTAATACCATCATATTCTAACATTGAATTTGGGGCTCATTTACATACCACTCCTTCTACTTGGTTTGAAAAGGTAAATGCTGCCTACAATGCGGGCTGTAGACGGTTTGATGGGGCTATTCAAGGATTTGGGGGGTGCCCGATGGCAGCAGATGAACTTACCGGAAATATGCCAACGGAAAAATTAGTTTCCTTCACCAATTCTCAAAAAGCTTCAGCCAATATAAAGGCAATGAGCTTTGAAAGTGCTTATAATGAAGCGCTTAAATTATTCAAGAATTATCATTAAGTTTCTCTATTTCTTCAGAAGCAGGTATCGATAAATTTTATTTAAATTTAATCTAAATAAATTTGTTAATTCTCTTAACAGAACTATATTTGCCAAAACATTTATTTAAATTAAGTCTAAATTAACTATGAAATCAACTTTAATTAAATCTTTAGCGGTGTCTACTTTAATTTTGGCATCTTGTTCTAACGATGACGATAACATGGGAGGGAATGAAACTCCTGAAGTAACCGCGCCAGCAACCTATACCTTTGAAAGAGGAAGTGAAAGTACTGTAAGTTTTTCTGGACAAACCACCAGAATTGCAATGGCAGCAGAATTAACTGGAGCTATGATGGATTTCGATAATATTTCAGAAGAGCTGTTGTTGAATATGTATACCAATGAAAACAATCCGTTTTCTGAAGCTTCCTTGAACGAGTCTACAAAAAATATCAAGAGCAAAGTAGCCGCTTCGGCTGCGTATTTTGCTACCAATACTGTGTTAAGCAACAAAATTAAGGCCGATCTGGAGTCCTCTTTAAAAGCACAGGTAAACGAGGTGGCGCCAAATAAAGAAGTAATCGCATCCAAAGGGGTTGCTGGGCAAATTGCAGCAACTGGTTCTACAAAATTGAGATATGTTAGTGCTACAGGATTAGAGTACAATCAAGTATTCGCTAAATCTTTAATAGGAGGCCTAATGCTAGACCAAGTGCTTAACAATTATTTGAGCAACGATGTTTTAGACGAAGGGGATAACCAAGCCAATAACGATAATGATGTGGTTGAGGAAGGTGCAACCTACACTACTATGGAGCATAAATGGGACGAAGCTTATGGTTATGTTTATGGAGCTTCCCAAGATCCTGCAAACCCTAATACTACCTTGGGAGACGATTCTTTCTTAAATAATTATTTGGGGAGACTGGAAGCAGACGAAGATTTTCAAGGGATTGCTGCCGATGTTTTTAATGCCTTTAAATTGGGGAGAGCTGCTATTGTAGCAAAAAACTACGTGGTTCGCGACGAGCAAGCGGATATTATTCAAGAAAAACTATCTTTGGTGCCCGCAGTTAGAGCAGTTCATTATTTAATGGGTGGTAAAGCGGCCATCGAGGCAGAAGACTATGGAAGTGCTTTTCATGAACTTTCTGAAGGATATGGGTTTGTTTATAGTTTACAGTTTACCCACAATCCAGAAACCAATGCTCCATATTTTTCAAATGAAGAGGTAGAAGGTTTCATTGCTCAGCTTATGGAAGGTGAAAATGGGTTATGGGATGTTTCTCCAGAAGTTTTGGAAGAAATTTCAGTTAAGATTGCCGCAAAATTTAACTTTACGCTAGAGCAAGCTTAAATAAAAATAAAATTGATTTAAAAAATTGGGAATTATGAAATTAAACAAATGGATAGGCGTAGTATGTACTTTGTTTATTATTGCCTGTAGTTCAGACGGAAGTGAAGATGTAGATAATCCAGGAGGTGAAGAGGGCAGTTTTAACAGAAAAGCGATTTTAACCAATTGGGCAGATAATTTTATAATTCCCAACTATAAGTTGTACTCTGGTGCGACGTTGGAGTTAACAGCTGCAACCGAGGCCTTTGTAGAGGAAAATAATACAGCAAACTTATCCGTTCTTAGAGGTGCTTTTAAAAATACTTATAAGAGTTGGCAAAAGGTTTCAATGTTTGAAATTGGGGAAGCCGAAAAAATTCAGCTTAGAAACTTTACCAATATCTATCCTACCAACGCCGTAAATATCGATGCAAAAACAAGCGGAGCTCAGGAATACAATTTGGAGCTGCCGTCTTCTTATGCAGAGCAAGGTTTTCCAGCGTTAGACTATCTTTTATACGGTACCGGGGAAACAGATGAAGAAGTGGTGTCTTATTTTACTACCAACGAAAATGCGAATGACTATTTAATGGCTGTTTCTGCGAGGATTAAAACTTTGGCAGATCAGGTGTTGAACTCTTGGGAGAATGGTTACCGTGATAGCTACGTAAATAACGATAGTGATGCAGTGAATGCTTCGTTCAATAAAACGGTAAACGCTTATATCTCTTATTACGAAAGATTTTTGAGAAGTGGTAAAATTGGTATTCCGGCCGGAGCCCTTTCGGGTAATAAATTTCCAGAGCGTGTGGAAGCATACTATGCAAATAATTTTTCGAAAGAATTGTATATGGAGGCTTTAAAAGCAACCACCAATTTTTACAAGGGTGGAAGCGGTGCAAGTCTGTACAGTGCGTTAAAAGATCTGGACCAACAAATTTTGGCAGACGATATTCTAAAGCAGTTTGATCTTATTCAAAGTGAAAGCGATAAATTAAAAGATAGCTTTTCTACGGAAGTAGAGACCAATAATAACGCGCTTATCGCGTTGAGGGATATGCTTCAAATAAACACAATTTTGTTTAAAAACGATATGGTTTCTGCTATGAATGTTACCATTTCGTATCAAGACAATGATGGGGATTAATAAAAACTGAGGCAGGTACACAAATCAGAATGAATAATTCCATCAAACGTTATTTTAATGCCTATACGGAGACCGTCCCACTGGCGGTCTTTCGTATTTTTTTTGGTGTAATGATGTTTTTAAGCATTCTGCGTTTCTGGAGTAAAGGGTGGATCGATCAACTTTACATTCAACCCAAATTCTTTTTCTCTTACTACGGTTTTGAGTGGGTAAAGCCCTTGGGAAATTTTACATATGTATTGTTTGCCATATGCGCTTTGGCAGCCTTGGCCGTAGCATTGGGATATAAATACAGAATGGCAATTGTGTTGTTTTTTTTGAGCTTCACCTATATCGAATTAATGGATAAGACCACCTACCTTAACCATTATTATTTTATCTCCCTGCTCAGTTTTTTAATGATTTTTTTACCGGCAAATGCCTATTTTTCCATTGATGCCAGAAAAGGGCAGTCTTACGGAAAAGTTCCAAAATGGACCATAGATAGCATTAAGCTCTTATTGGCCATAGTATATATTTACGCAGGTCTCGCAAAATTAAACAGCGATTGGTTGCTAAGGGCAATGCCCTTAAAAATTTGGTTGCCTACACAGTATGATTTGCCGTTTATAGGTACTTTATTAAAGCAAGATTGGGCTTTACATCTGTTGAGTTGGTGTGGAGCCGCTTACGATTTATTCATTCCATTTTTTCTGCTGAATAAAAAAACCCGGCCGTATGCGTTCGCGGCGGTAGTTGTTTTTCATGTGCTTACGCGTATCTTCTTTCCCATAGGAATGTTTCCTTTTATTATGATTGTAAGTGCTTTGATATTTTTCGATGCGAGTGTCCATAAAAGAATTATAAATAGCATCAAATACTTCTTCAGAATAAATAAAACACCGAAAACGGCTTCTAAACTTAAAATCAAGAACAACCGATTGGTACTTTCATTTCTTGCTGTATTCTTTTTTATACAGTTGCTGCTACCATGGCGTTATTTGCTATATCCTGGAGAGTTGTTCTGGACGGAAGAAGGCTTTCGTTTTTCTTGGCGGGTCATGCTCATAGAAAAAACAGGGTATGCGCAATTTAAAGTGGTCGATGGAAAAACGGGAAAATGGTTCTATGTGGATAATAGCGATTTTCTAACGCCTTTTCAAGAAAAAGAAATGGCGGCTCAAGCTGATTTTATCTTGGAGTATGCCCATTTTCTGGGGAAACACTTTGCCAGCCAAGGCCATAAAAACCTAGAGGTCTATGTAGACAGTTTTGTAACCCTTAACGGGAGACGAAGCGAGAAATTTATAGACAACACCGTCAATTTACTAACTATTAAAGAATCATTCCAACATAAAGATTGGATTTTACCTTTTAAAGATGACATTAAAGGATTATAAAATATTATTGGTATTTCTATGTATAGCACCAACCCTTTGGGCGCAATATTCTGTTAAAGGGATTATTACATCCTTAGAGGATAACACTCCCGTGGCTGGAGTGGAAATTTACGATCATCTTTCCCAGCAATTGGTTAGATCCAATAGCGACGGGTTTTATCAGCTAAACAATTTAAAACCAGGCAAACATCTATTTACTGTATTCTCATACGAATATAGAATCGTGGAGGATACCCTTTCCATCTATGGGAATATGATCAAAAACTATGAGCTCGAGCAACTCAATGAGCAACTTTCTGAGGTGGTCGTTACCCGGCAAAAAGAAAAAGTTTTTGCTTTAAAGAAATTAAGAAATGTAGAGGGTACAGCAATTTACGCCGGAAAGAAAAGTGAGGTAATAGATATGGATCAAATTATTGGAAATACCGCGGCCAATAATCCGAGACAGATTTATTCGCAGGTTGTTGGGTTGAATATCTATGAAAATGGTGATGCCGGACTTCAATTAAATATCGGTGGACGAGGACTTGATCCTAACAGAACTGCCAACTTTAATACACGACAAAATGGATATGATATCAGTGCCGATGTGCTTGGGTACCCAGAAAGTTACTACACGCCGCCTGCCGAAGCCTTAAGCGAAATACAGGTAGTACGTGGGGCTGCTTCCCTTCAATATGGAACACAGTTTGGCGGACTCGTAAATTTTAAAATGAAAAAACCGAATCCCAATAAAAAAATTGAACTAGTGTCTAGACAAACTTTAGGATCTTACGGTTTGTTTACTAGTTTTAATAGCATTGGTGGAACCGTTGGCGATTTTGAGTATTACACTTTTTTTAATTATAAGCAGGGAGACGGATTTAGACCGAATTCGCAATTTAATTCCCGCAATTTTTATAATCATATCGGGTACCGTTTTTCAGAAAATACCAAAATTAGTTTTGAAACGACCTTACTGAATTATATCGCAAAACAACCCGGCGGACTAACAGATGCTCAATTTGAAGAAGACCCCACTTTTAGCAATCGCTACAGGAATTGGTTTGAAGTAGACTGGAAACTTTTCTCTTTGCTTTTCGAGCATCAATTTTCTTCTAAAACAGACTTTAGTTTGAATGTTTTTGGTTTGGATGCTTCCCGAGATGCACTTGGGTTTAGGGAAAATCGTGTGGATCAACCCGATGAAGGAACCTCCCCTCGGGATTTTATTTCAGGAAAATTTAAGAATTGGGGAGCAGAAGCACGCCTTTTACACCGCTATAAAATTGCTGATAAAGATGCAGTATTCTTAATCGGTTCAAAATATTACCAAGCAAATAATTCAGAAAAACAAGGTCCAGGAAGTGCAAATGCCGATCCCGATTTTAATTTTTATACTGAAGAATACCCAAACTATCCGAGACAATCAGACTTTACATTTCCAAACCGAAATGTTTCCGTATTTGGTGAAAACATTTTTAATATTACAGAAGCTTTTTCGGTAACTCCCGGCTTTCGTTTTGAATATATAAAAACAGAAAGTGAGGGAACTTATAAGAATATTATTTTAGACCTTGCTGGAAATCCTATTTTAAACGAAACATTAGAGGACGATAGGGTTTTCGATAGGAATTTTATCTTGCTTGGATTGGGTTTAAGTTATAAACCGAATACTTCGATTGAATTCTATGGAAATGTCTCCCAAAATTATAGATCGGTAACCTACAACGACATCCGTGTGGTAAACCCTTCGTTTACAATAGATCCAAATATTACGGATGAAGATGGGTATACAGCAGATCTTGGGGTAAGAGGTAAATTGGCGAACGTAATTTCATATGATCTAAGCGCCTACTTCTTATCTTATAATAACCGGATTGGGGTAATCAGTAGAAAAATAAGTGATGTTGAAGAAAAAAGATTTCGAGGGAATATTGGCGATGCCATTATTTACGGTGTTGAGACTTTTGCAGATTGGGACATGGCTTCTACATTCTTGAAAAACACCAATCAATGGCAATTAAATTTGTTTACCAATATGGCGTTTACAAACTCTGAATATATAAGCTCTCAAGAACAAAATGTAAAGGGAAACGAAGTAGAGTTTGTGCCGCATGTAAATTTAAAAACCGGTCTAAGGTTTGGATATAAGAACTTACAAGGGAGTTTGCAATATACCTATTTGTCTAATCAATATACCGATGCCACCAACGCGCCACGGGACTTTACAAGTTCGTCAGGTATAATTGGTGAGATTCCAGCTTATGACATCATGGACATCTCGTTCGCCTACTCATACAAAAAATGGAAATTGGAAACTGGAGTAAACAATGTTTTGGATAACAGTTATTTTACCAGAAGAGCCACTGGGTATCCCGGCCCTGGTATTTTGCCAGCCGAACCGTTAACTTGGTATACCACCCTGCAATTTAAATGGTAGATCTACATGCCCATTAGTGTAGAAGAATTTTTGAAAAGTTGTTCGTAATGATAGAATCGGTCAAAAATTTGATCCACATAAACGTAAGGTTCAATACCGCGAACATATCCATACTTTACCACCGGATCGTTGTAAAATTTTGGATAGCTTAATTCCAATATCATTTTTTCCACGTTTTGATCCCACCGAAGGGGATCTAAATCGTATTTTTCACAAAGTGCCTGTGCATCTTTTACGTGATACAAACCTGCATTATAAGATGCTATGGTAAATTTAATGCGTTGTATGGAATCCTCCACTTGATCAAAAGATCGGTAGAGCTTTTTTAAATACATGGTGCCACCTTGAATACTTTCTTTTGGGTCTGCCGTGTTTTGTATTCCTAGTTCCCTTGCCGTAGCGGGCATTACCTGCATAAGGCCTTTAGCACCCACCCAAGACTCTGATTGTGGTTTAAATTGGGACTCTTGATAGATAAGGGAAGCGAGAAGTTTCCAGTCCCAACCCAATTTTTGGGAATGCTTTTTTATAAGCGGATCATATGGGGATATTTTTCTTTCATTTAAGCTGTAAAAGTCACTTTTTACTCGAGCCCGAAATTGCCTTTTATTAGTAAAGTATTTGTTGTAGATAACGTAATAATCGGTGGTGTTTTTTAAGGAATCCACCCAACTATTTACTTTTTTTAAAAGGTTCGGGGAGCTTTTTCGAACCCCCCATGCAATACGCTGTGAAAAACTAACAGGGGTGTCTATATCCAGTACGGGGAAATAGGAAGCATTTATGGCCGCAATATTTTCGTCCACCACGGTAAGTTTTATATCGCCATTTACTACTTGCTGAATTACTTTTCCTGCTGGTAAACTTCCGGAAAGGGTGTCAATAAAAATTTCCCCACCTATTTCTTCGGATAAGTTTTTGATGCGTTCGGCATAAGAAGAATTTTTTTTCACGGAAACCGTATCTCCAATAAGCTCGATAGGATCTTGGATTAATTCTTTCTGAATTTGATGTAGCTTCATTTTTCTCCAATTATCTGGTTTTTTCTGTACCAAGAC from Galbibacter sp. BG1 harbors:
- a CDS encoding LysE family translocator, translating into MNLEVLYGFVLATAALAIAPGPDNIYVLMQSMVHGVKSGLATVAGLMSGCIVHTTLVAFGVSVIIKKSPLLFTGLKIAGACYLLFLAYKVYTSSAKIDTESIQVPEKSYKALYVQGFIMNVLNPKVSIFFLAFFPGFLFSETLNSVLQFYILGGLFILVSFIVFALIAFLAGKVSNYLKANKRTGLVLKWLQIVVFVAIAVFLLL
- a CDS encoding HTTM domain-containing protein → MNNSIKRYFNAYTETVPLAVFRIFFGVMMFLSILRFWSKGWIDQLYIQPKFFFSYYGFEWVKPLGNFTYVLFAICALAALAVALGYKYRMAIVLFFLSFTYIELMDKTTYLNHYYFISLLSFLMIFLPANAYFSIDARKGQSYGKVPKWTIDSIKLLLAIVYIYAGLAKLNSDWLLRAMPLKIWLPTQYDLPFIGTLLKQDWALHLLSWCGAAYDLFIPFFLLNKKTRPYAFAAVVVFHVLTRIFFPIGMFPFIMIVSALIFFDASVHKRIINSIKYFFRINKTPKTASKLKIKNNRLVLSFLAVFFFIQLLLPWRYLLYPGELFWTEEGFRFSWRVMLIEKTGYAQFKVVDGKTGKWFYVDNSDFLTPFQEKEMAAQADFILEYAHFLGKHFASQGHKNLEVYVDSFVTLNGRRSEKFIDNTVNLLTIKESFQHKDWILPFKDDIKGL
- a CDS encoding TonB-dependent receptor domain-containing protein; the protein is MTLKDYKILLVFLCIAPTLWAQYSVKGIITSLEDNTPVAGVEIYDHLSQQLVRSNSDGFYQLNNLKPGKHLFTVFSYEYRIVEDTLSIYGNMIKNYELEQLNEQLSEVVVTRQKEKVFALKKLRNVEGTAIYAGKKSEVIDMDQIIGNTAANNPRQIYSQVVGLNIYENGDAGLQLNIGGRGLDPNRTANFNTRQNGYDISADVLGYPESYYTPPAEALSEIQVVRGAASLQYGTQFGGLVNFKMKKPNPNKKIELVSRQTLGSYGLFTSFNSIGGTVGDFEYYTFFNYKQGDGFRPNSQFNSRNFYNHIGYRFSENTKISFETTLLNYIAKQPGGLTDAQFEEDPTFSNRYRNWFEVDWKLFSLLFEHQFSSKTDFSLNVFGLDASRDALGFRENRVDQPDEGTSPRDFISGKFKNWGAEARLLHRYKIADKDAVFLIGSKYYQANNSEKQGPGSANADPDFNFYTEEYPNYPRQSDFTFPNRNVSVFGENIFNITEAFSVTPGFRFEYIKTESEGTYKNIILDLAGNPILNETLEDDRVFDRNFILLGLGLSYKPNTSIEFYGNVSQNYRSVTYNDIRVVNPSFTIDPNITDEDGYTADLGVRGKLANVISYDLSAYFLSYNNRIGVISRKISDVEEKRFRGNIGDAIIYGVETFADWDMASTFLKNTNQWQLNLFTNMAFTNSEYISSQEQNVKGNEVEFVPHVNLKTGLRFGYKNLQGSLQYTYLSNQYTDATNAPRDFTSSSGIIGEIPAYDIMDISFAYSYKKWKLETGVNNVLDNSYFTRRATGYPGPGILPAEPLTWYTTLQFKW
- a CDS encoding DUF4856 domain-containing protein, producing the protein MKSTLIKSLAVSTLILASCSNDDDNMGGNETPEVTAPATYTFERGSESTVSFSGQTTRIAMAAELTGAMMDFDNISEELLLNMYTNENNPFSEASLNESTKNIKSKVAASAAYFATNTVLSNKIKADLESSLKAQVNEVAPNKEVIASKGVAGQIAATGSTKLRYVSATGLEYNQVFAKSLIGGLMLDQVLNNYLSNDVLDEGDNQANNDNDVVEEGATYTTMEHKWDEAYGYVYGASQDPANPNTTLGDDSFLNNYLGRLEADEDFQGIAADVFNAFKLGRAAIVAKNYVVRDEQADIIQEKLSLVPAVRAVHYLMGGKAAIEAEDYGSAFHELSEGYGFVYSLQFTHNPETNAPYFSNEEVEGFIAQLMEGENGLWDVSPEVLEEISVKIAAKFNFTLEQA
- a CDS encoding imelysin family protein — its product is MKLNKWIGVVCTLFIIACSSDGSEDVDNPGGEEGSFNRKAILTNWADNFIIPNYKLYSGATLELTAATEAFVEENNTANLSVLRGAFKNTYKSWQKVSMFEIGEAEKIQLRNFTNIYPTNAVNIDAKTSGAQEYNLELPSSYAEQGFPALDYLLYGTGETDEEVVSYFTTNENANDYLMAVSARIKTLADQVLNSWENGYRDSYVNNDSDAVNASFNKTVNAYISYYERFLRSGKIGIPAGALSGNKFPERVEAYYANNFSKELYMEALKATTNFYKGGSGASLYSALKDLDQQILADDILKQFDLIQSESDKLKDSFSTEVETNNNALIALRDMLQINTILFKNDMVSAMNVTISYQDNDGD
- a CDS encoding hydroxymethylglutaryl-CoA lyase, which encodes MEKVKIIECPRDAMQGIKTFIPTEKKVQYIQALLRCGFDTIDFGSFVSPKAIPQMVDTAEVLSQLDLSSTESKLLAIVANVRGAEDACKHREIDYLGYPFSISENFQMRNTHKTIAESIEVLSEILEHAYKSNKRVVAYLSMGFGNPYGDPWNVDIVGEWTEKLSGMGVEILSLSDTVGTSNPETIDYLFSNLIPSYSNIEFGAHLHTTPSTWFEKVNAAYNAGCRRFDGAIQGFGGCPMAADELTGNMPTEKLVSFTNSQKASANIKAMSFESAYNEALKLFKNYH
- a CDS encoding HAD family hydrolase: MTKDHFIFDMDGVIMDSEPAHKEVLEKVFGELNLEFSDAYHQTLVGMAAVPMWEKIKSDFKIETNARELMNFHKEIFFVEVEHLNIQPVTGVVSLIKKLKEMDFHLSLASSSSLKLIKRFVHELGIESYFDYLVSGESLERSKPFPDIFLKVAKNYKKDPSHFVVIEDSKNGVKAAKAAGMMCIGYKNPNSGNQDLSEADIVIESFTKLTPQVITKITS
- a CDS encoding transporter substrate-binding domain-containing protein is translated as MIKKILLVIPLFMLLACNKSQQSTNQNNKTIDRDLSEITAGGTLKALTVYSGTSYFLYRGRPMGFEYELLNNLAEHLGLDLEIVIARNEDDLIDMLNTGKGDILAHGYTITQSRKRLMNFTDYLYLSQQVLVQKKPDNWRKMKLHQIQKELIQDPIELIGDTVSVKKNSSYAERIKNLSEEIGGEIFIDTLSGSLPAGKVIQQVVNGDIKLTVVDENIAAINASYFPVLDIDTPVSFSQRIAWGVRKSSPNLLKKVNSWVDSLKNTTDYYVIYNKYFTNKRQFRARVKSDFYSLNERKISPYDPLIKKHSQKLGWDWKLLASLIYQESQFKPQSESWVGAKGLMQVMPATARELGIQNTADPKESIQGGTMYLKKLYRSFDQVEDSIQRIKFTIASYNAGLYHVKDAQALCEKYDLDPLRWDQNVEKMILELSYPKFYNDPVVKYGYVRGIEPYVYVDQIFDRFYHYEQLFKNSSTLMGM